TAAGATACTTGGTGCCAGTCAGACACCACACCTTACCTTGCATGATATTGATGCGAATAAACCTGGAGGTTCGATCAAGATACGGGTTAAGACCTTTGCCTATACCCTGGAACAATATCAAAAACAATTGGTCCAAAGAAAAACAAACCCACTAAAAGAGGAGGAGTATGTATTATGAGTGTCACATGTAACACAATCCGATCACAAGAGAGTGGAGACAACCTCGAATTTCTCCATAAAGAGATTTCCCAATGGAGAGAAAACCCCTCACAGAAAATAGAGTATGCTCCAAAAAAAGAGACGATATTCCTCTCAGGTGGCCTTACACTGCTTCAAGACAAGCTGATTGAGTCTGCCCTCAATTCACTTGGAATCCATTATATATCTCTTCCCAATCCCAATTTTGCCTCATTCCAAACAGGTAAGGCTTTCGGCAACAGGGGCCAATGTAACCCTACCTACTTTACGGTGGGAAATCTTGTCAAATACCTGCAAAAACTGCGTGATGAGCAAGGGATAAGCGCAGAAGAGATCGTTAAAAAATATGTCTATGTTACTGCCGGCGGCTGTGGACCATGCCGTTTTGGAATGTATATCACCGAGTATAAAAAAGCACTGCGTGATGCAGGTTTTGAAGGATTGCGTATCACAACTTTTGAACACAATAAGGGGATCTATCAAGGCGAGGACATTGATGATGCACTTATTGAATATACGCCAACATTCTTTATCACTCTGATCAAGGCAGTGATTATCGGTGATATCATCAATATACTTGGATACAAAATGCGCCCGTATGAACTCCAAGCAGGCAGTGTCGACCGTGCGATAGAGGAATGCCGAACATTAGTATCTGATGCATTTTTTCAAAAAAAATCCCTACTAAAAACCATGTGGAAGTGCCGCACTATTTTAGAAGGAATCAAACTCAACAGACTCCAGCCAAAAGCCAAAGTAATGGTCATGGGTGAGTTCTGGGCAGCGATGACCGAGGGGGATGGGAACTACAACTTACACAGATTTCTAGAAGCAGAAGGGGCAGAGTGTATCCCGCAACCGATCATCAACCGCCTGATGCTAAGCCTTTGGGAAGCCGAACAAAAACTTTACCAAAGTGAAACACTTCAGACTGAATCAACCGGTACTATGGACTTTTCCAATGTCAAAAGCAGAGTAATGCTCAAGGCAGGTAAAGCAGCTGTGAAACTCTACTTTACTCTCTATGCCAAAGCAATAGGACTTCATGATTACCATATCCCTGATATCGATAAGCTGGCAAACTACAGTAAATCATACTACACTTTAGAGTGTGAAGCAGGAGAAGGTCACCTGGAGGTCGCACACCTCGTAGAGAGCGTCAAAGAGAATCTTGCACATCTTGTTATCTCAGTAAAACCATTCGGCTGTATGCCGTCATCCTCAGTATCAGATGGTATACAGTCACTTGTAACTGCCCGCTTTCCAGAAGCAAACTTTTTAGCTATAGAAACTTCAGGAGAGGGAGCTGCCAACTTTCACTCACGTGTTCAAATGGCACTTTTCAAAGCAAAACAGGCTGCTAAAGAAGAATTCGAAGCACTTAAGATACCTGCCTATATTCCCCAAAAAGTACACAACTACCTCTATCAGCCAACCAATGCAAAAGCAGGAAGTGCTGCCAGACTTATCGAGAGTCTGTAATTTTCCTTGCAAGGATATGGATATACCGACCCATATCCCGATAGACCGGCTCACGGCAGAAACGGTATTCCAGCTGCATCAATTCATCGATATCCGTATCTTCTAGTGCTGTCTTGTTCATATAGTCATGAAATACCCTGATACCGGTTTGCACTTTGATCTCATAACCATGCTTTCTCAACCACTCTATCAATACTTCCGGTTTTTGAGGATAAGGAGGTGTAAGCTTTTTCCCTCTTCCATACCAGACAGACTCATCAGCTACAAATGGAACACACCACCCTCCTCTAAGAGCATTACGGTAGACAAAACTATGATAGTTAAAAAAGAGAAGTGAAAGGTGACCTCCCGGTTTCACCTTCCCGGATACGCTATTAAGCGTCTCTAAGGGATTGGCCAACCACTCTATAACTGCATGAAAAAGGACCAGGTCCTGTTGTGCTATCTGTGCAGCCATCTGCTGGGCCGGTAACTTTTCAAAAGATGCTTCCACCCCTGCTTCTTTAAAAACTTTTTTAGCTTCTTCAAGCATCTTATAGGAGATATCACAACAGGTAAGAGAATGCCCTTCTTTGGCAAACCAAAGCGCTAACTGCCCCAGACCGCATCCTGCATCCCAGATATCCATTGGATCTTTTTGGTAAAGTTCCTGTAGATCTTCCTGAAGTAATTTTAACCGCCACTCTCCCTTAATACCACTGTATATCTGATCTTTAAACTTATCGATCAGTGGATCGAAATTCTGATCAAATTTACCACGCTCTTTTTGTTTCACCCTTTCTCCTTACAACTTCTCTTCAACTCTATGGACTACCTCAGCAAACTCCTCTTCGATCTCTTCATCGATCTCAGGTGCTTCAACCAATCCTGCCTCTCTGTTTTCATAGAGATCTATATCCAGTTCGTTTTCACTCTTGGCTACAATTGTACTCACTACTGCATCTCCTGTGACATTCACAACTGTACGCATCATGTCAAGCAATCTGTCAACACCCAAGATCAATCCAATACCTTCAACCGGCAAGCCCACTTGTACAAAGACCATCGAAAGCATAATAAGACCGACTCCCGGTATACCGGCTGTACCTATAGAGGCAAGTACTGACATCAGTATCACAGTCAAATATCCCAGTATCCCCAGTTCCACACCGTAAATATGTGCGATAAAGACTGTCGCCACCCCTTGCATGATCGCTGTACCGTCCATATTGATCGTGGCACCAAAAGGGACTGTAAAAGAGGCAACTGAATTGTCAACACCCAAACGTTTAGTCACACTTCTTAACGTTACAGGGATCGTCGCATTGGAACTAGAGGTAGAAAAAGCAAATACCTGTGCATCACGTATCTTTTGAAGAAAGATAAAAGGGTTCAATCTTGTTAAAAGATTGAGAATCAGCATTAATGTTCCAAAGAGATGCAAAAGCAGTGTCACAACAACCACTATGACGTAGACTGCCAGTTGAGCCAGCAGATCAAGTCCAAGCTCGCTGACTGCCTTGGCCAAAAGTGCAAAAACTGCCACCGGTGCAGTCGTCATGATGATCGTTACCATCTTCATCATCG
This is a stretch of genomic DNA from Sulfurovum zhangzhouensis. It encodes these proteins:
- a CDS encoding methyltransferase domain-containing protein — its product is MKQKERGKFDQNFDPLIDKFKDQIYSGIKGEWRLKLLQEDLQELYQKDPMDIWDAGCGLGQLALWFAKEGHSLTCCDISYKMLEEAKKVFKEAGVEASFEKLPAQQMAAQIAQQDLVLFHAVIEWLANPLETLNSVSGKVKPGGHLSLLFFNYHSFVYRNALRGGWCVPFVADESVWYGRGKKLTPPYPQKPEVLIEWLRKHGYEIKVQTGIRVFHDYMNKTALEDTDIDELMQLEYRFCREPVYRDMGRYIHILARKITDSR
- a CDS encoding dicarboxylate/amino acid:cation symporter — protein: MSLTQKVLWSMGLGIIAGLVINLGGFNAEGGFVNEYIVGGLLYVIGKMFITALKMLVVPLVFFSLISGVFGIGDIKKLGKVGIKSFGLYMLTTAIAIAVAIGIASLVIPMFSSPAVQTEVFIAKEAPPLSDVLINIIPSNIIEAFATGNMLQIIFFSILLGISLLMVGKKAESIAEGVEVLNEAMMKMVTIIMTTAPVAVFALLAKAVSELGLDLLAQLAVYVIVVVVTLLLHLFGTLMLILNLLTRLNPFIFLQKIRDAQVFAFSTSSSNATIPVTLRSVTKRLGVDNSVASFTVPFGATINMDGTAIMQGVATVFIAHIYGVELGILGYLTVILMSVLASIGTAGIPGVGLIMLSMVFVQVGLPVEGIGLILGVDRLLDMMRTVVNVTGDAVVSTIVAKSENELDIDLYENREAGLVEAPEIDEEIEEEFAEVVHRVEEKL